TCGAGATTCCCGATTCTCGGGCTCTCCGCTCCCTGACCGGCAGGTGCTGGATCCAGGCTGGGTGGGATCATGGAGGTGCTGTCGAGGTTATCCTGGAAGATGTCCGCAAGGAGCGCCGATACTGCGGCGGTTTCGGCAAGTTTTGCGTCCATGACGTGCCTGTCGAGGGTTGTCGGGTCAGAGGTCGGTGGGTCCGTTACGGCCGTGGTCCGGCCGGGGAGTGGGAAAGTGGTATCCGGAGTCCCGGGCGGCCTGACGGTGATGGGGGTTACCGCCGGTGGGGGCGTTGTGAGGGCGGAGTGGAGTTTGCCCGTCACGGATTCCGGGTCCAGGCCCAGCAGCTTGTAGATCTTCTGGATTACGGTGACTTCGGCTGCTGCAATGTGCCCGTCCGCGGCCGCGATGGTGATCACGAGGTCTCCGATGGCGGCGCGCTGGTCCTGGTTGAGCTGGCCGATTCGTTTGGCCAGTCCGGTGAGCCTGATCTCGGTGGCACAGAGCCAGCTCAGATGTGCCTGGAGCCGAGTCTTCTCGGCTGGGGTGAGTGCCAGCGTCGATTGCAGCTGTGCGCTCAATCGGTCCATTTCACTTGGGTGGAGGGTGCCATCCGAGCCTGCCACCGCGACCGCAAGATGAAGCATGGTCGCGGCCGCACCATAAGCCGGGGTTGGTGCGGAAGGCATGTCTGGTCCGGCTTCGAACAGGACAATGGGGGCCAAGCTGGACACGCTGGGTCCGCCGAATCTTACGTCCGGTTCCATGCCGATATTCAGGTGCCCGAGAAGCTGGACGAGTTGGACGGATTCGGGTTTGCCCAGTTTGTCCCCAGACGTGGAGGGCCAGTGATTCATGATGTCTGCACCGGTCAACGGTGCGCCCGGGGTTTCCATTTGGTCGCTTACCCATTCTTTGAAGTCATCGACCTCCCCGGGCCGGCTTTCGAGAAGCTCCGGGGGCAGCAGCGCTGCTGCCTGAAGTGTTCCTTTCCCGCTTGGATTCCGGCCCAGCCACCGGCTGTATCCATCGAGCTCGTTGGTGACGGAGCCAAACAGTTCCGAAAGCCTTTGGCCTGCGGCTTTCTGCTCGAACACGGCAGGAACGTCATCCAGCGTTTGCGTGACGAATCCGATCGCCGAACTCGCAGCCGCGTACGTTATCTTCATCCTGGACTTGCCGTTCCGCAGGAGCATGCCCTTGGGGAATGCCTGGCTGAACCTGATGGTGAATAGCTGGTTGAATTCTTCGGGGCACCGGGTGACGGGGGTCCGAGGGTAAATATCGGGGTGGTACCAGGCCCAGGCCAGGGCCCAGTCGGCCGGGAGACGGGTGCCCGAAGCGGCAAATGATCCCAGTCCGGCTCGTAGGGCGAAAGGTACCGGCCATTTATCTGGTGTCAGGGCGGGAAGCTTGGCCGGACCGGTGCCGTGGAATCGTGCCAGCAGGAAATCGATGACTTCGACTAACCCGGACGCATACCCGTGGAAGGACCCGCTCTGCTCCCCGTAGGCCTCGAGCAGTTCAGTGACCTCGGTTCGAATCGCCGGAAGTTCCCGGGCCAGTGACGGATCAGCCTGGATATCGACCAAAACGCGGCGTTCGAGACCGTAAAAGTAGATGAATACATAGCCGATCGGAGTAGAGGGATGGCGCCGGTCGCTGGCCAGCCAGCCCAGGAACGCGGCCCTTCCTTCAGGGGTAATCCCGGCATACGACGGCCAATACGCCAGGCAGCTGCCCTCTAGATCTGGATGCTGTGAATTGATTGGAAGCTCGGGATCAACAAGAGCCGGATCAGCGAGGCTCCCCGGTGTGGAATTCAACGTGCCTATGTAGATGAAACCTCGAGCCAAGTTGTATCCATTAATCTCTCTGGACTGGTCTGGCGCCGTCCATTCGACCGCTTGTTCCTTGCGCCATACCCCCTGCCCACTGACTGAAGCGCTGGGGGAAGATTGCGGCTGAGGTCCTGGTACATGACGCAGGGGCGGCGAGGGCAGAACCGGTGGTGGCGCTGGAATGGTCGCTTGGCTATGTTCGTGTTCGAGCGGCACGAGAAGGGGTTTCGATTGGAGTGAGCGAGAAAACTTCTCTGCGGATTCTGTGTTAGAAATCTGCAGTATCCAACGGAACCCTGACGAGCTGACGAGTTCCACACAGGCGTAGCGCATGACCGGCAATACTGGGTTATTCGAAAATCGGCGGTCTGGGCCGCCTTTGAGGTTGACGTACTGCCACGGTGTGCCGACTTGAACACTGTCGGAAGGAATAGCAGCAGGGGATTCGATGAACTGCTCGATCCGATGGGTGGTCCTCACAGCGTCATAGCTGATGTCCGTGAAGGTCCTGTTTTCTTCGAGGAGGATCCGATCAGGTAGAAGATACAGATTGATCTTTCCCGTGCTCATGCTGGGCACCGAAATGTTGGTCACCAGGTGCTTCGGGCCATGATTAGAAATGGTCACCGGAGTTCGGCGAACCAGTGCCCCTGCACCGGCATTAACCTTCTGCTGATGGCCTGTCGCGAGCACACCGGACTCGTTGATGCGCCAAATGCCTTTGACGTGGGCAAGGTCTGCACCCGCAGCATGGATCCATTCGAAATGCTGAGCATGCTGGTCATTAACGTCGTAGAAGACAACGACCGCTCGACGGCCCCGGTCGCGCTGCACCACCCACCAAATGAATGGAATGCCCAGGAGCCAGACCAGCAACCCGAAAGGCAACGTGAAGAGGCCGACGAAAACAATAGCCAGAACAACCCAACGAGTCAATGGTCGGCGGTGAGCGGATTGATTCAACTGCTCAATGAGGTCATCGGACCCGGTCGGCGTGAGCTGTTGTGGTGAAGCGCCGGTCACGTCCACAAAATGGATCTCAGATGCGCCAATATCTGTCGGATGTGCTGGATAGGCATGAGGGTCCGTAAGGTATTGTCGTCGATGCTTCTGATCGAGACTTGTTCGATAGTAAACACCGCGGGTGCCCATATGTACGTAGTTTCCCCGAGGACCCGTGCCGACCCGAAAACCCGGAACTCCCGCACTGATGCCGAGACCCGACTTGCTGAGATTGAACCGAAACGGGCCCGCCTTCAGACTCTTGCGAACGTAAAACCCCATGTCATCCATTCCATCCCAAGACCAGCGCGGCTACACCACTGGTAGCGCTGGACACATCTTCGCATCAATTTGTTCCCGCGGTGCCACATATTCGCGCTTGAGTCGCGCACCGCGAAAATTGTCAAGCTGTGTGGAGTCACTAAGCGCTTTGTATGGCCGGTTTTGTTGGGGGGAGGTTGATGCCGACTAGGTCGGCTGGGGCAGGTGTGGTGGGTCGCTGGCGGAATCTTCCGGGGTTCTGGGTGTAGTAGCGCTGAAGCGCGTGGTCGCGTGCATTCCAGGCCTCCTTCCAGGAGCCGTCATGGACTTGTGAGGGCGAGAAGAGTGCGATGCCTGAGTGCTTGTGCTTGGTGTTGTACCAGGGCACGTAGTCGTCGATGTAGGACCTGGCGGTCTCTACGGTCTTGAAGATGCGAGGGTAGCCTGGCCGGTATTTCATGGTCCGAAACCCGGACTCGCTGAATGGGTTGTCGTTGCTCACATAGGGCCGGTTATGGGATAGCTCCACGCCGTGCGCGGTGAGGGCATCGCGGAGCAGGTTGGATTTCATGGCCGGCCCGGAATCGGCGTGCACCAGCTGGGGTGCACCGTGTTCGGCGATGGCCGTTTCGAACATTTCCACGGCCAGGTGGTCGGCTTCGCGTTCCTCCACCCGCCACCCGACGATCTGGCGGGAGAAGATGTCCATCACGGAGTAGACCTTGAAGGCTTTCCCCTTCCAGGGTGAGTAGACATCGGTTATATCCCAGGACCAGGCCTGGCAGGGTCCGGTGGCCTTCACCACGGGTTTCGCCCGCCGGCCTTGCTTGTTATCGCGTTTGGTCGGGATCGTGGGGCGGAGCATCTGGTCCTCGATCTGGGCTGCGATGCGCCACCAGGTACGCCGGGAGGCGAGCATGACGCCGTTGTCCCACGCCGTGGCGAAGGAGTGGTCCACGGAGACCTGATCGGCCCAGCCCAGCATGATGTATTCGCTGATCCGCTCCCGGTCCCTGGGACTGATGCGGCACTCGTAGGCGCGCTCAGCCTGGTGGATCGGGTCCTGGACTTGTTCACGCGGATGCTGGCGGTAATGCCACGTGGAACGCGATACGCCCGCCAGTTTCAACGCCTGCCGTTGGGAGCCGGAGAACTCCGCCAGGGTCCGGATGAGGTGATTCTCGGCGGCTATGAACTTTTCGGCTCGTTCGTCTTGTGTGTCGCGGGCTCTGGCACGTTCAAGTCGTGCAAGAGCCCGATAGCTTTTCCCAGGGCCGTATTTGATCCCTCGAGTTCCCGGATGCGGTCCTTGAGCTGTTCGACTTCGGATTGGTGTTTAGCGATCTCCCGGGCACGCGCTTTTTCAAACGCGGACCGTTCGCCAGATGTGCGGGCCATAACTCCATGATCCCTTGGAACCAGGTTCCGGTCGAGATCGCCCTCGTATACCAGCTTCCGCCACCGCCGCAACGTCCAGTCAGGCACCTGCTGGGCGGCAAGCCACGCAGTCTTTGTCCCGTGCGGCTGTAGGTAGTACTCGTGCAAGAATTCACGGATTTCCTCACGAGTGGATCCATGGGTCGCAACTGTCATGGCTGTCTCCTTCAATCAATTCAGAAAGAACCGGGTGGCTCACAACCAGCTTGACGCAGAGGGCCGCAGCCGTCTTGACTCACGGTTGTGTCGCAGATGGCTCGTTTATACAAAGTATGGGTGGAGTGGACATGTTGGCTGGCATTTCGTGGCACTTTCTCTTGCACTCACTTTTCAGCCCTGGAGGTAAGAGCATTGGTGGTGGCGATTCATTGAACCGTTCCACTTTCGCTGCGGTCCCCTATTTGACGCAAGTTGTGGTCCTGTTCTGACGGCCTCGTGCAGATGCGTGGAACGTTGTGGCTGCGGTGGCGAAAGCTGACGCGCTGATGTGACTCGAAGGTGGGTATTTTGGCGTCGGAGGCGCCTTTGCTAGTGGTTGGTTTCGGGCTTGAGGGTTGTTGCTGCGTCGAGGGCGTCGTCGACGACGATGAGGTAGTTATCGCGGCTGGCGGCGAGTGGGATGGAGTGTTCGCCGTACTTCTCGAAAGCGAGGTCGACGGCGTCGACGGCGTTGGTGATGTTGAGTTTGCGCAGGAGCCGGGCGATGTCGAGGGTGTCTTTGTCTCGTTCGGCCGCGATCTTCATCGCCAGGAGGGTTTCGTCGTCAGCGGCCTGGATGGTTAGCCCGTCGAGTTCCTCGAGGGTGACCCAGGTGGCGTTGTCGGGGATGAATGCTGATGCGTTGGAGTTGAGCCAGTCTGGAGCCAGGTCATAGTCGGTGGCCATCTCGGCCACGATCGAGTTGACGCTGGTTTTCTCGGCGTAGCTGGCGTCGATGTCTGCGGTGGGGCGGTTGCCGACACCCTGCAGGATCAGCGCGGCGCCGCCAACCAACTTGATGTCACCATGTGTGCCACGTGCTTCCAGCCGGTTGGCGAGTTCATGGAGGAGGGCCAGGATTTGCTCGCCAGTAAGTTCACCGACGCTCAAGCGGTGGCCAGGCTGCGTTCGCGGATGAAGACGTTCAAGGCGGCGAGCTCGTTCGGTGTCTCGGACTGGGTAAGTTTCTTCATTGGTTCGCGGACGCTCCGGTAGGAATCAGCCGGCATCCATGGGTGCTTGAGGGGCTTGATGCGTCTTGTCCAGGCCGGGGCGGGTTGATTGAGGCGGTGGGCGGTGTAGTTGGTGATCCCGGCCAGGGCTGCGGACCATTGCGGATCCTTGAGCTGGGGGCTTCGTTGGAGTAACGGCTTGCCGGCTTTCAGGGACGCGCTGGCGTAGTCGGCGAGCATCTTGATGGCGAATTCAAAGTCCCTGTTGGCTAGAAGGTCCGCGAACGTGGCTGCGTAGTCGCGCCGTTCCGGGTCATGGTCGCTGCCGCGGGGGATGGGTGTTGCCGTTGCGAGGGACAGGCCGAGCGCTGCGAACACCTCCATGGCCTTGCCGAGTTCTGCGCGTTCGTGGCCCGATTCGAGGTCAATGAGAAATTTCCGCGACACACCGGCGGCATCGGCCAAGGCTTGCTGGGTCAGTCCCTGACTTATTCGTTGGCGGCGGATCAATGCACCGGCCGCGGACGGAGTGTCTATGGTGCTCTCAGATTTCAAGGCGTCGTCCCTTCTACCTTCATTGTGTCACCGAACGGTGACAATCGCATCTTTGCGGTTAGAAGAGGTCGAGGATAGTGGTTCCATTGCGGGCTGTTCCCGCCGGGAACATATTTCCCTCGGGACTGGCCCGGACAGCGGCAGATTGGGTCGTATTGCCGCGTTGGTTTGTCACTTCCCAGTGTTTGCAAGGGCTGAAAGCTGGGTCGAGTCCCGCCTCGGGCACAGTGTTTCCGCAGGTCGGCGCGCCGTAAGCGCGTGACCGACGTTGAATTTGTCCACGGATTTGTCCACGGATTTGTGCAGTGGACTGGTGGGCTTCCCGCACTGCTTTAGCGGCACGCTTTGCCGCGTTTGGCCTCGGGATGATCGTGCAGCTGGGGGGGCCGTCACATTCTGGCTGGCATGCCTGCGCAATGGTGCGATCCGGTAACGGGACGTCCCCGAGGTTTCTTGATGCCCCATGAGGAGGCGGTCTACATTTGAGCTGTCGGACAGCCCTGGCCGGTCCCGAATTATCCGCTGCTGTCACGTTCAACGAGCGTGGGCTTGAAAACTATCCTTGTGGCTTTCTGCTCGGGGTGGTTGGCCTCCTGGAGAAGCAGATCCATTGCCGTGCGGCCGAACTCATTGCTGGGCTGATGGATTGAGGTGAGAGGAACCACGGCGGCTTCGGCGAATCCGATGTCGTCGTAGCCAACGATCGCTACGTCTTCAGGCACGCGAAGGCCGCTTCGGAGGACCGCCTGCAAGACGCCCAGCGCGAGGAGGTCATTCGCGGCGAAGATCGCGTCGGGGCGGGTCCCCGTGGGCCGGCCGGCGAGGCTGGCGCCGGCCCGGCGGCCCTCGGCGATGCTCAGACCTGCGGTTGGCACCAGTTCCAGGCTGACCCCCTCCTTGGCAGCCGCCACTTGGCTGGCGCCGAGGAACCGCTCCTCGACTTGTCGGATGGACAGTGGACCACCGACGAACCCGATATGCCGTCGATGGCGGGAAACCAGGTGCTCGACGGCAAGGATCCCGCCGGCAACGTCGTCCATCGACACCGAGCTGAAGGACGGATCGGTGCTGACACGGTCTACCAGCACAACGGGAATTTCGCGCTGGCGGAGGCGGTGAAGCCGTTCATCCACGTTCCCAATGGGGGAGATTAGCACTCCGTGGACTCGCTGTTCCTCGAAGAGATCAAGGTATCTTCCTTCGAGTTCAGATTTGTCATCGCTGTAGCCAAGAAGTACCGAGTACCCCGCTGCAGCCGCCTGAACTTGGGCCCCCCGGGCGATGTCCGTGAAGAAGGGATTGGCGACATCCAAGATCAGCAGGCCGATGGCATTGCTGTGGCCATCACGAAGCTGTCGCGCTGCGTCGTTTCGAATATAGCCGAGCTGGTGGATGGCCGCTTGGACCCTCGCAACCGTGGATACTGAAACCTTAGCGGGACGATTCAGGACGTTGGAAACCGTTCCCAGGGACACCCCAGCGAGTGCCGCGACCTCCTTCATGCTTGCTGCAGCCACCCCGGAAACCTCACTTTCTGCCATTAATTCCCTGCCATGCCCCACTTCGATTATGCCGGATGAAACGATGAACCAAATCCCTTGACCCGCCCAACCGGGGCAGGTACATTGAGTTCATTGTAACGTTTCATTGTCCTTGTCAGACGTCGTGGAAGCAGGATTATCAATGTCGATGGATTCGCAGGCGGCGGGCCCTCCGGTCCTTGAGCTCGAGGGCGTGGCGAAGTCCTTTGGCGCTGTCGTGGCCCTGACATCCGCCACGCTGACGGTGAATGCCAATTCCATCCACGCCCTTGTCGGGGAAAACGGCGCCGGTAAGTCGACGTTGGTAAAGATTGTTGCCGGACTCTACCAGCGGGACGGGGGGACCTTCCTGTTCCGCGGCGAGCCGGTTGACTTTACTTCGACGGCAGCTGCGAAGCAGTCCGGCATCGCTGTCATTTATCAGGAGCCGACGCTGTTCCCGGACCTCTCCGTCACTGAGAACATCTTTATGGGGCGCCAGCCCACCGATCGCATGGGTCGGATCGATCGCAGGGCGATGCGCGCCGAGGCGATGGAAATATTCGGGCGCCTCTCGGTCAGCATTGACCCCGACCGCCTGGCGGAGGGACTTTCGATCGCGGACCAGCAGATCATTGAGATCGCCAAAGCCATTTCATTGGATGCCCGACTGCTGGTAATGGATGAGCCCACAGCGGCGCTGAGTGGCCTGGAAGTTGAGCGGCTCTTCGCCGTGGCCAGGAGCCTGAGGGATGAAGGCCGGGGATTGGTGTTTATCTCGCACCGCTTTGAGGAGGTCTTTGCGCTGTGCGACATGGTCACGGTCATGCGCGATGGCGCCTTCATCTCCAGCGACGCCATTGGGGAGGTCACTGAAGATGAGATTGTCCGGCGCATGGTTGGGCGTGAGGTGAGCAACCTGTTTCCCAAGCAGGAAGCGGACATCGGCGAGGTGGTCCTCCGCGTGGAAAACCTTGAGTCAACGGGGCTCTTCCATGATGTCTCCTTTACGGTCCGTTCCGGTGAGATCGTCGCCCTGGCTGGGCTGGTTGGGGCTGGAAGAAGTGAGATTGCGCGCGCCATTTTCGGAGTGGACGGGTATCGCGCGGGGAGTGTCACCCTCGCCGGGAAACGGATACCCAAAGGCGACCCGAGCGCGGCCATGCAGGCAGGCATCGGCTTTGTTCCGGAAGACCGGCGGAAACAAGGCCTCGTGTTGGAATCCTCCGTGGCACGCAATTCGACGCTGGCGATCCGCAAGGGACTCTCAAGGTGGGGTTTTCTGGGTTCGAAAGCCGAAAATGCGGCGGCAGCAATATGGTCGAGCCGCCTGCAGGTCAAGGCAAGTTCGCTGGATACCTTGGTGGGGACCCTCAGCGGCGGTAACCAGCAAAAGGTCGTCCTTGCAAAATGGCTGGCGACCAACCCGCAGGTTTTGATCATCGATGAGCCCACGCGGGGGATCGATGTTGGCACCAAGGCTGAAGTCCATCGGTTGATCAGTGAACTGGCCGGCCGGGGACTGGCCATCTTGATGATCTCCTCTGAACTGCCGGAGGTGCTGGGGATGGCGGACCGTGTCCTGGTGGTCCGAGAAGGCCGGATCACCGCGGAAATCGACCGCGCGGTGGCGACCGGCGAAAATATCATGTACGCCGCCACGCATGCTGCAGGGGAGACCGACTGATGACAACACTGTCACCACGCAAGGCCGCAATGAACTCTGGAGCGCGGCCCCGGCCAGGGCTCGCGGCAGTCCGGCACGGGCTTGGCCGGCTCGCCCGGGCCCGGGAGACGGGCATTTTCCTGGTCATTGTTGTCATTGTCGTTGCCACGACCATCGTCAACCCGAGCTTTCTTTTCTCGACCGACGGGTGGCGGGACCTGCTCCTGACCCCCGCAATGTTGCTCCTGCTCGCCGTCGGGCAGGCCATGGTCATCATCACCCGCAGCGTGGACCTCTCAGTGGGCTCTGTCGTGGGACTGACCGCCTACTTGACCGGGCAGCTCTTCATCGGTGTTCCGGGCGTCCCGGTGATAGCCGTGTTTCTGATCGGGGCTGCCGCCGGGGCCGTCCTGGGACTCGTCAACGGAGTCCTGGTGTCTTTCGCCAAGGTTCCCGCGCTGGTCATCACGCTGGGGACGCTGTATGCCTATCGGGGGATCAACGTCCTGTGGACGGGCAGCAACCAGATCAACCCGTCCCAGCTGCCCGCCTCCTTCCTTGATATTGGAACAAACTCAGTGGCCGCCATTCCGTACCTGTTCATCATCGCCATGGTAGTGGTGCTGGTGGCCGGCTGGTACATGCGCAACAAGCGCAGCGGCCGCGAACTCTACGCCATCGGCTCAGATCCCGCCGCGGCCGAACTCTTTGGCTTGAAGGTACGCCGCAGGATACTTGGTGCGTTCATCATTTCCGGTGCGCTGGCCGGGCTGGCCGGCGTGCTCTTCGCCGCCCGCTACGGCACGAGTAACTCGCAGACGGGGTCCGGACTGGAACTTCAGGCCGTCGGTGCCGCCGTTATTGGAGGCGTGGCCATTTTCGGTGGCAGCGGCTCGATTTACGGCGCCGCCATCGGCGCCTTCCTCCTCACGACCATCAGCCGGGCACTGCCGATCCTTGGCGTCCAGAGCTTCTGGCAGCAGGCAGTCGTCGGGCTGCTCATCATCGGGGCCATTGTGCTCGACCGCTACCTCGCCCTGCGAGTGTCCAGACGGCTCATCGCGGCCAGGGAGATCAGCTCATGACCAGCATCGACGTTAATTCCAGAGGACCGCTCGGTGGCAGCGACCGCAGGATTCCGGCCTATGGCAGCCCGCTCTGGCGACGGCTGCTGGTATCGAGGGAAGCGACCGTGATCGGGGCGCTGATCCTCGCTTGGGTGGTGGCTGCGATCGCCGTGCCCTACTTCAGCTCGACCACGACGCTGACCTTCCTGCTCCTGGACACGGCCCCGATCCTCATGATCGCGCTGCCCATGACGTTCGTCATCATGACCGGTGAAATCGACCTGTCGGTTGGGAGCACCGTGGGGCTGAGCAGCGTCCTTCTGGGTCTACTCACCCAGGCCGGGGCCCCGTTCGGCTGGTCAATTGTGCTTTGCCTTGGGCTCGGGCTAGTCTGCGGTGCGCTCAACGGCTTCCTGGTCACCGTGATCGGTCTGCCCTCGATTGCCGTCACCATCGGCACCATCGCCCTCTACCGGGGGATCGCCGTCGGACTGCTCGGCACCACGGCGATCGCCAACTTCCCCGCGTTCTGGTTGAACCTCGCCCAGGCAGACATCGGGACCACAGGGATCCCTGTGATCATGGTGCTGATCGTGGTGCTCATCCTGGCGTTCGCAGCCGTCCTGCACTTCACACCCTTTGGGCGCGGCCTGGTCGCCCTCGGCCTCAGTTCCGACACGGCCACCTTCTCAGGAATCAACGTCAACCGTTCAAAGTTCATCTCGTTCCTGCTGACGGGGGCGGTCTCGGCCTTGGCCGGTGTGTTCTGGACGTTGCGGTATTCCAGTGCGCGCGGCGACAACGCGACCGGCCTTGAACTCTCCGTCATCGCTGCCGTGCTCCTCGGCGGCGTCTCCATCTTTGGCGGCAAGGGCGCCCTTCCCGGCGTCATTGCCGGTGTCCTCCTAATCGGTGTGCTCCAAAGCGCCCTCCAGCTCGCGAATGTCAGCTCCGACGCGATCACCATTGTCACCGGAGTGGTCCTGATACTGTCCGTGATCACCCCGCAGATCATCAACCGGACCCGGCGGCGCAGACCGCGGGCCGGTTGACGCCAGACCCACCACATGCCCTGCCACACTCGACGAAGGAAGAAACAATGATGTCTCACTTAAAGGCCGGCCGGAAGCCGAGTCGACTCCTCGGCCTCGCTGCCGGTGTTCTGGGTTTCGCTCTCATCCTCACCGGCTGCTCGTCAGGAGGCGGCAGTCCCTCCGCCTCGGGCGGCTCCAAGAACTACAAGATCACCTTCCTGCCGAAGTCACTCGGCAATAACTACTTTCAGGCCTCTGACGGCGACGGCGGCAAGTCTGCCGTGACCGCGTTCGGCGGGACGTACCAGGAAGTGGGTCCCACCGCCGCGACAGCATCGGCGCAGGTCAGCTACATCAACACGTTGACACAGCAGCACGTTGGAGCCATTGTCCTCTCCGCCAACGATCCCAGCGCCTTGTGCACTTCCCTGAAACAAGCCATGACCGCTGGCGTCAAGGTCGTCACCTTCGATTCGGATGTCAATCCGGACTGCCGCAACGTCTTCGTCAATCAGGCCTCCACCCAGGGAATCGCCCAGGCCCAGGCCGACAACATTGCCAAGGAAATCGGTGGCAAGGGTGACATCGCCATCCTGTCGGCCACCGCCAACGCCACCAACCAAAACGCCTGGAACAAGGCGATGATCGCCTACATCGGCACGAAGTACCCCGATCTCAAGGTCGTCACCACGGTATACGGCAACGACGACGACCAGACCTCCTACGATGACACAGCGGCCCTGGTGCAAAAATACCCCAACCTCAAGGGCATTGTCTCACCGACGACAGTGGGCATTGCCGCCGCCGCCCGCTACCTGTCCACGTCGCAGTACAAAGGAAAAATCGCGCTGACAGGCCTGGGCACGCCCAATGCAATGCGCGCCTATATCAAGGACGGCACCGTGGGGTCGTTCGCGCTCTGGAATCCCAGCGACCTGGGTTACCTTGCCGCCTACACCGCCAAGGCACTGATTGACGGAACCATCACCGGAAAGGACGGCGACTCGTTCAAGGCCGGAAAACTTGGAGAATACAAGGTCGGCCCGGACGGTACGGTCCTGCTGGGCAAGCCAACCACATTCGATAAGTCGAACATCGGCAAGTTCAACTTCTGACCACTTGGCCGGGGCGGTCACCCCGTCCCGGCCCTCCCACACACCGGAGTAGGAATGACCCGCGTCTGCTTCACCCTGCAGGTGGATCCTTTGCAGATCCCCGAGTACAAGGAGCGCCACAGAGAAGTATGGCCCTCGATGCTCCGGGAAATCCAGGCGTCGGGCCGACGCAACTATTCCCTTTTCCTTCGCGCGGACGGCCTCCTTGTGGGCTACTTCGAGACCGATTCGGTAGACGCCGGAGAAGAGTACCTGGCCTCCTCGGAGGCCGCCGCCGAGTGGGAGCGCCACATGGGCTCCCTATTCAACGGGATTGAGGGCCGCGCTGATCAGGGTGCAACCCTCCTGGAGGAAGTCTTCAATCTGGACGATCAGTCCAAGAATCTGGAAGACCAGGCCGACGGCCTCAATTCTCGCCAAACAACCCTGCACCAAGGAGAAACGGCATGACCACGTTCGCCGAATTAGTTCCGACCCTCCAACGCCTGGCGATCGAGGTGCCGTCCTGGGCGTACGGCAACTCCGGCACCCGCTTCAAGGTCTTTGGCACCCCGGGCACGCCGCGGACCGTCCAGGAGAAGATCGCCGATGCGGCGAAGGTCCACGAGCTGACCGGCCTTGCCCCGGCGGTGGCGCTGCACATCCCGTGGGACAAGGTGGACGATTATGAGGCCCTGAAGAGCCACGCCGCGGGCCTGGGCGTGGGTCTGGG
This genomic stretch from Arthrobacter dokdonellae harbors:
- a CDS encoding sugar ABC transporter ATP-binding protein; the protein is MSMDSQAAGPPVLELEGVAKSFGAVVALTSATLTVNANSIHALVGENGAGKSTLVKIVAGLYQRDGGTFLFRGEPVDFTSTAAAKQSGIAVIYQEPTLFPDLSVTENIFMGRQPTDRMGRIDRRAMRAEAMEIFGRLSVSIDPDRLAEGLSIADQQIIEIAKAISLDARLLVMDEPTAALSGLEVERLFAVARSLRDEGRGLVFISHRFEEVFALCDMVTVMRDGAFISSDAIGEVTEDEIVRRMVGREVSNLFPKQEADIGEVVLRVENLESTGLFHDVSFTVRSGEIVALAGLVGAGRSEIARAIFGVDGYRAGSVTLAGKRIPKGDPSAAMQAGIGFVPEDRRKQGLVLESSVARNSTLAIRKGLSRWGFLGSKAENAAAAIWSSRLQVKASSLDTLVGTLSGGNQQKVVLAKWLATNPQVLIIDEPTRGIDVGTKAEVHRLISELAGRGLAILMISSELPEVLGMADRVLVVREGRITAEIDRAVATGENIMYAATHAAGETD
- a CDS encoding ABC transporter permease; translated protein: MNSGARPRPGLAAVRHGLGRLARARETGIFLVIVVIVVATTIVNPSFLFSTDGWRDLLLTPAMLLLLAVGQAMVIITRSVDLSVGSVVGLTAYLTGQLFIGVPGVPVIAVFLIGAAAGAVLGLVNGVLVSFAKVPALVITLGTLYAYRGINVLWTGSNQINPSQLPASFLDIGTNSVAAIPYLFIIAMVVVLVAGWYMRNKRSGRELYAIGSDPAAAELFGLKVRRRILGAFIISGALAGLAGVLFAARYGTSNSQTGSGLELQAVGAAVIGGVAIFGGSGSIYGAAIGAFLLTTISRALPILGVQSFWQQAVVGLLIIGAIVLDRYLALRVSRRLIAAREISS
- a CDS encoding ABC transporter permease, coding for MTSIDVNSRGPLGGSDRRIPAYGSPLWRRLLVSREATVIGALILAWVVAAIAVPYFSSTTTLTFLLLDTAPILMIALPMTFVIMTGEIDLSVGSTVGLSSVLLGLLTQAGAPFGWSIVLCLGLGLVCGALNGFLVTVIGLPSIAVTIGTIALYRGIAVGLLGTTAIANFPAFWLNLAQADIGTTGIPVIMVLIVVLILAFAAVLHFTPFGRGLVALGLSSDTATFSGINVNRSKFISFLLTGAVSALAGVFWTLRYSSARGDNATGLELSVIAAVLLGGVSIFGGKGALPGVIAGVLLIGVLQSALQLANVSSDAITIVTGVVLILSVITPQIINRTRRRRPRAG
- the rhaS gene encoding rhamnose ABC transporter substrate-binding protein, whose amino-acid sequence is MMSHLKAGRKPSRLLGLAAGVLGFALILTGCSSGGGSPSASGGSKNYKITFLPKSLGNNYFQASDGDGGKSAVTAFGGTYQEVGPTAATASAQVSYINTLTQQHVGAIVLSANDPSALCTSLKQAMTAGVKVVTFDSDVNPDCRNVFVNQASTQGIAQAQADNIAKEIGGKGDIAILSATANATNQNAWNKAMIAYIGTKYPDLKVVTTVYGNDDDQTSYDDTAALVQKYPNLKGIVSPTTVGIAAAARYLSTSQYKGKIALTGLGTPNAMRAYIKDGTVGSFALWNPSDLGYLAAYTAKALIDGTITGKDGDSFKAGKLGEYKVGPDGTVLLGKPTTFDKSNIGKFNF
- a CDS encoding L-rhamnose mutarotase, with amino-acid sequence MTRVCFTLQVDPLQIPEYKERHREVWPSMLREIQASGRRNYSLFLRADGLLVGYFETDSVDAGEEYLASSEAAAEWERHMGSLFNGIEGRADQGATLLEEVFNLDDQSKNLEDQADGLNSRQTTLHQGETA